A genomic region of Lachnoclostridium edouardi contains the following coding sequences:
- the pfkA gene encoding 6-phosphofructokinase, whose protein sequence is MAKEVKTIGILTSGGDAPGMNAAIRAVVRTAINRGLKVKGIMRGYAGLLQEEIVDMDSSSVADIIHRGGTILYTARCQEFTTAEGQQKGAEICRKHGIDGMVVIGGDGSFRGAGKLSALGINTIGLPGTIDLDIACTDYTIGFDTAVNTAMEAIDKVRDTSTSHERCSIIEVMGRNAGYIALWCGIANGAEDILLPERYDGNEQVLINRIIENRKRGKKHHIIINAEGIGHSTSMAKRIEAATGIETRATILGHMQRGGAPTCKDRVYASIMGAKAVELLVKGKSNRVVAYKNGDYVDFDIQEALNMKKDISEEQFQISKALVR, encoded by the coding sequence ATGGCAAAAGAGGTAAAAACAATCGGCATATTAACCAGCGGTGGAGATGCACCTGGAATGAATGCAGCTATCAGAGCAGTAGTCAGAACCGCAATTAACAGAGGACTGAAAGTAAAGGGAATTATGAGAGGCTATGCAGGCCTCCTTCAGGAAGAAATAGTAGATATGGACAGCAGCAGCGTAGCTGATATTATTCACCGTGGAGGAACTATTCTTTACACAGCCAGATGTCAGGAATTTACTACAGCAGAGGGACAGCAAAAAGGCGCTGAAATCTGCCGCAAGCATGGAATCGACGGCATGGTTGTAATCGGAGGCGACGGCTCCTTCAGAGGCGCAGGAAAGCTTTCTGCTTTGGGAATTAACACCATCGGCCTTCCGGGAACCATTGACCTGGATATTGCATGTACAGATTACACCATTGGATTTGACACTGCAGTCAATACAGCTATGGAGGCCATTGACAAGGTAAGAGACACATCTACCTCCCATGAGCGATGCAGTATTATTGAGGTTATGGGCAGAAACGCCGGTTATATTGCTTTGTGGTGCGGTATTGCCAATGGAGCAGAGGACATTCTTCTGCCAGAAAGATATGACGGAAATGAACAGGTGCTGATTAACCGCATTATTGAAAACAGAAAGCGTGGCAAAAAGCATCATATTATAATTAATGCCGAGGGAATCGGCCACTCTACCTCCATGGCAAAGAGAATTGAAGCTGCCACAGGAATTGAGACAAGGGCTACAATTTTAGGCCACATGCAGAGAGGCGGAGCTCCTACATGTAAGGACAGAGTGTACGCTTCTATTATGGGAGCCAAGGCTGTAGAGTTATTGGTAAAGGGAAAGAGCAACAGAGTTGTGGCATACAAAAACGGCGATTATGTAGACTTTGATATTCAGGAAGCTTTAAATATGAAAAAAGATATTTCTGAAGAACAGTTCCAGATCAGCAAGGCTCTGGTTCGGTAA